The Leptospira brenneri genomic sequence ATTTTTTGGTTTTATCGAAAATTCGCAAAGCAACTGGCGGAGAACTTCGTGGTTCTTGTTCTGGTGGAGGAGCTTTGCCTTACCATGTGGATGAATTCTTTAATACCATTGGTATTCCTGTTTTGGAAGGTTATGGAATGACCGAAACAGCACCTGTACTTGCTATGCGGACCTTTGAAGAAATCATTCCAGGTTCTGTAGGAAGGATTTTTCCAAAAACTTTTTTAAGACTCGTGGACCTTCATACTGGTGAAGTCTTTTTAGATACGGAAGTGGGGAAGTTTGTTTTCGGACGCAAAGGAGAAATCCATGTAAAAGGAAAACAAGTTATGGCGGGTTATTATAAAAACCCTGATGCCACAAACAAGGTTTTGGTAGATGGTTGGTTGAATACGGGAGACCTCGGAATTTTTACTGCAAATCATAACCTTCGGATTGTGGGGCGATCGAAAGAAACTATTGTTTTGTTAGGTGGTGAGAATGTTGAGCCAGTTCCTATTGAGTCCAAGATTTTAGAATCGGAATGGATTGATCAGTGTATGGTTGTCGGACAAGACCAAAAGTATTTGAGTGTTCTTGTTTATCCGAATGTTTCTAGATTTGAAGAACCACTCGCTGGAGAATTCTGGAATCAAAAAGAGGTCATTCAAAAAATAGAAACAGAAATTAAAACAAAGGTGAATTCGCAAACAGGATTTAAATCATTTGAAAGAGTTGTTGGTCTTGTGATTTTACCAAAACCATTTGAAGTGGGTGACGAGTTGACTGCCAAACTTTCTTTAAAGAGGCATGTGATCACTGACAAATATAAATCAGAGATCACAAAACTATATTCCAATAACTAAAGTTTAAATTTGTGAGATCTGTTTTTGGATGGTGGGGGATTAATTTCCTCCACTAATTCTTGTAATGTTGATGCTAAAACTTCTTTCTGATTCTTTTCCGCTAAAATCTTTGGTTTGCACCTTGATTACATTTTCCCCGGCTTTTAAATTAAGAACACCCACCAAATAACGATCTTTAAAAAATAAATCATCGAAACTATGGCCTTCTATGGTTTTCCATTTCCCTTCTTCAAATCTCAAGGAGGAAAAGTTGGCTTGTTTGTATGCCTCTCCATTAAAGAGGAATTTTACATCTTTTACACCTCTCCTTTGGCTATTTTTGATCCCACCATCAATGATGCTAACGGTAAGAGGAAAGGCTTTGGAAACATTGATATTGTCTCCATCATTTAGATTTGTAAAATTTTCCCCTACATGAATAAAGAGGTTTGCAATTTGAGGAGGCATCGTGTCCTCCACTGGAGGGAGGTAGGCCAGAGGATCAAGTAGTGTTTTTCCATAGTCTTTTCCCAAAACAAAGTGTAGGTGACCACCTGTCGAATGCCCCGTATTTCCTGAGATTCCAATGGTATCGCCAGCAGACACCTGTTTGCCCGTTCTTACTG encodes the following:
- a CDS encoding M23 family metallopeptidase, giving the protein MRSIVVVLSLLASFIFAEEPVSESKPEFVWPIQGLDLPALITSTFGESRKDHFHNGLDISSVLQPVKSMSQGFILYSRYAEDDPFEEERGSGNIVWVAHKSGYVSGYYHLGGTRNETVRTGKQVSAGDTIGISGNTGHSTGGHLHFVLGKDYGKTLLDPLAYLPPVEDTMPPQIANLFIHVGENFTNLNDGDNINVSKAFPLTVSIIDGGIKNSQRRGVKDVKFLFNGEAYKQANFSSLRFEEGKWKTIEGHSFDDLFFKDRYLVGVLNLKAGENVIKVQTKDFSGKESERSFSINITRISGGN